The window AGAACCGCCCATATGCCCTAATAATAAAAACGCAAAGGTCCGGCTACCCATATTTCAGGAACCGGACCTTTGCCGTATAGTTTTCCGCCTGCCCGTAAATGCGGCGTTCGGCAGTCAGAGCTCTTTATCACAATATTTACTTTATTTGCGGAAGTCTCTTCTTATCGCTTCCAGCCTCTCCGGCTCGTAAACGGAGCGCACCGCCATTTCGCAGATGATGCGCGTGCCGGCTGAGATGACCCGCTCAATATCCTTTTCCTTCATCTTCGCCGCGAATTCGCGCGTATGACAGGGGATATCCTCGTCGGATATCGATATCGTCGGATGAAAGGCGGCACAGCGGAAGCTCACGTTGCCGATGTCGGAGGAACCGATATTCTCGTCCTCTCCCTTAAAGACCGGCAGCCCCTGCGCCGCGAATATCTCCTCCAGCATCGCCGTTCCCGCGGGATTCGGCTTCATGCTGTCCAGCGAGGGCGCGTATTTGACTATCTCCACGGAGGTCTGGGTGGCCATCGCCGCCCCCTTGGCGCAGTCATGCAGCAGTTTGACGACCTGCGCCAGATAGCGGGAATCGGGACTTCTGAACGTATATTCCGCGGAGGCGTATTCCGGCACAATATTGGAGGCCTCGCCGCCGCGGATGATGATGCCGTGGACGCGCGTGGTCGGTTTGAGATGCTGGCGCATCATGTCAAAACCGTGGATCATCAGCATCGCTCCGTTCAGCGCGTTTTTGCCCGCCCAGGGACAGGCGGAGGCGTGGGCCGGCTGGCCGCGGAAATTGTAATGAAATGCCGAAAGGGCCAGCAGTTTCATCTCCGCCTTATTTTTAGAGTCCATATGTATCATGATCACGAAATCATACTTGTCAAAGAGCCCCGCCTCCGCCATCTCTATCTTTTTGCCGGTGGCTTCCTCGTCGGGGGTGCCGATGATGTCGATATTGGCGGGTACTAAGTCCGCGCATTCGTGAAGGGCGAGCGCCGCAAGCAGACTGAGGCTGCCGCTCGCGCAGTGGCCGCAGGCATGGCCGATCTCGGGCAGGGCGTCGTATTCGGCGATGATACCGATGTTGATTCCCGAATCGGGAGCTTCGCATACGGTCCCCCTGAAAGCGGTGGGTATGCCGGCGAAGGCCCGCTCAACAGTGATCCCGTGAGACTCCAGCAGCGCGCAGATCTTTTCGCAGGCCAGATATTCCTTACCCGACAACTCAGGATTTTCGGCGAGGAAACAGTTGAGCTCGAAGGCCTCCCGCGCCAGAAAATCTATCTTTTCAAAGACCGCGTCCTTTACCTCATTTTCCCGTAAATCAACCATGAGCACACACCCTTTCTTTATAAAGACGGTAAACCGGCGCGCGTTGTGAACCGCCGCGCGTCGGCAAAACATCAGTTAAAAGCGCAGCGAGAGGCAGGAGAGGCCGCCGTCCAGCTTTCTGTATTCCGAGGTATCGGTAAGGATCACCTCATAGCCCGCATCACGGATCTTTTTCTCTACCGTGGGATATCCGCTGGGTACGATGACCCTGTCGTTGACCCAGATACAGTTCGCCGCGTAGCTTTCTTCCTCGGGAATGACTATTTTGCTGTACTTGGCAAAGTCCGCCTTTTCGACAAATTCTCCCGACACCAGCATGTTGCCGTTCTCAATATAGTTTACCCCGGTCTTGAGATGAAGGACAAGTTCCAGCTTGACCTCGGAGCCGCTGAGCCCGTGCTTTTCCAGAATGGCGATGAACTGCCTAATACCCTCCGCGTTCGTCCGCGCCGAGCGGCCCACGTAGAAATGATCTCCGACCATCATCACGTCCCCGCCGTCCAGCGTGCCCGGGGTTTTGATGTATTCTATCATGTCGTCGGGGAAAAACTTTTTTATCGCCGGCAGCATCTCCTTCGCCTCGCCGTTGCGGCTCGCCGCGCCCGGATTGCTGAGGATCGCGCATTTCCTCGTTATCACCGCCGTGTCCTCGACAAAGCAGGAATCGGGATATTCCTCGAGCGCCTCAAGGACGGTCACCGCCACGCCGCACTTTTTAAGGGCCTCGATATAGTCGTCGTGCTGTTTGAGCGCAAGTTCATAATTCGGCCTGCCAAGCTGCGGATTTGATGTGATACCCTCTACCATACTCTTTGCTGGTCTTCTGACGATTACGTTTTTAAACATTTGAATCTCCTCCTGTGATATATTTATTTATTTTTAAGACTATTTGGCGCTTGTGCTTAAAAGGGGCCGTAACCAATGGCCACCGCCAACGCGATGAATGCGGCCTCCATCAGCAGCATAATACCGAAAAGCGGCGTAAAAAACTTATACCATTTGCCGATGGGAACGCGCGAGATGGCCGCCATGATGATGATGCCGCCTACGGGCCAGAAGAGGTTTGAATAGCCGTCACCGAACTGATAGGCGAGAATGGCGATCTGGCGGTTGAGCCCCACGAGATCCGAAAGCGGTATCATGATCGGCATTACCGCCGCGGCCTGTCCGCTGCCGGATGGAATGAACAGGTTCATGATGTTCTGGAATATCAGCATCCCCTCGGCGGCGAGCCACTTGGGCATATACTGCAGCGGCTGGTACATGCCGTATATTATCGTGTCGAGTATATTTCCCTTCGCAAGCACCACCATGATCGAGCGCGACATCCCTACGATCAGAGCGCCGATTATTATATCGCAGCAGGTAAAGATAAGATTGTCGGTGATCTCGTCCGGCGGCATCTTCCACAGCAGCGAGATAATGAAGCCCGAGAAGAGAAATACGGCCGACATTTCGTCAAGATACCAGCCGAGCTTGAGCGTGGCGAAGACGATAAAGATTATCGTCGCGAAGAGCAGCAGGATGGTGAACTTCCTTTTAGCCGTGAAGGGATGTTTCTCAAGCGACGACCTGTCTATCTCCAGCACGCCCATGTCTACGCCGTAGACATAACTTGATTTCGGATCCCTCTTCACCCGTTTCGCGTAGCGCAGGGTCCACCAGATACCGATGGCGGTGAAGGCGGCGAGAACGACGAGCCGGAACAATATCCCGGAAAAGATCGGCAGCTCCGCGATGGCCTGGGCGATGCCGATCGTAAAAGGGTTTGTGGTAGCCGAGGCGAAGCCGATGCCGACCGCCATGCCTGACATCGC of the Cloacibacillus sp. genome contains:
- a CDS encoding amidohydrolase, with amino-acid sequence MVDLRENEVKDAVFEKIDFLAREAFELNCFLAENPELSGKEYLACEKICALLESHGITVERAFAGIPTAFRGTVCEAPDSGINIGIIAEYDALPEIGHACGHCASGSLSLLAALALHECADLVPANIDIIGTPDEEATGKKIEMAEAGLFDKYDFVIMIHMDSKNKAEMKLLALSAFHYNFRGQPAHASACPWAGKNALNGAMLMIHGFDMMRQHLKPTTRVHGIIIRGGEASNIVPEYASAEYTFRSPDSRYLAQVVKLLHDCAKGAAMATQTSVEIVKYAPSLDSMKPNPAGTAMLEEIFAAQGLPVFKGEDENIGSSDIGNVSFRCAAFHPTISISDEDIPCHTREFAAKMKEKDIERVISAGTRIICEMAVRSVYEPERLEAIRRDFRK
- a CDS encoding arginine deiminase family protein, with the protein product MFKNVIVRRPAKSMVEGITSNPQLGRPNYELALKQHDDYIEALKKCGVAVTVLEALEEYPDSCFVEDTAVITRKCAILSNPGAASRNGEAKEMLPAIKKFFPDDMIEYIKTPGTLDGGDVMMVGDHFYVGRSARTNAEGIRQFIAILEKHGLSGSEVKLELVLHLKTGVNYIENGNMLVSGEFVEKADFAKYSKIVIPEEESYAANCIWVNDRVIVPSGYPTVEKKIRDAGYEVILTDTSEYRKLDGGLSCLSLRF
- a CDS encoding AbgT family transporter produces the protein MIQMKKFKMPNAIVILFGIIVIMTVLTWIVPAGNFERVKNAETGITVVNAASFRLADERTPVGPFEMFLCIQKGFVESGSIIFLIFFAYFCVYTVTKTGSLHAAINVLLKKLQGRETTVIVIFMILFSLAGSTYGEWDTVYGLVPIFVGIAIAMGYDALVGLAMSGMAVGIGFASATTNPFTIGIAQAIAELPIFSGILFRLVVLAAFTAIGIWWTLRYAKRVKRDPKSSYVYGVDMGVLEIDRSSLEKHPFTAKRKFTILLLFATIIFIVFATLKLGWYLDEMSAVFLFSGFIISLLWKMPPDEITDNLIFTCCDIIIGALIVGMSRSIMVVLAKGNILDTIIYGMYQPLQYMPKWLAAEGMLIFQNIMNLFIPSGSGQAAAVMPIMIPLSDLVGLNRQIAILAYQFGDGYSNLFWPVGGIIIMAAISRVPIGKWYKFFTPLFGIMLLMEAAFIALAVAIGYGPF